A stretch of the Cyanobacterium sp. T60_A2020_053 genome encodes the following:
- a CDS encoding sucrase ferredoxin: MLLESPFNVNDCQFCNLISQNNGEDPLGSAGCYDRWLIIELPQPWEAKFWTSREELKPFVSFISELMSQGKLNKFRPLAIASDKMYSQQGLTRVIHYQRPSPLFNNLEKKEYLLPLDKINDLAISLITSSNLDQFEEYQQNSDYIREILVCTHGNVDIACSRFGYPVYEKLRKEYSNNNLRIWRCSHIGGHRFAPTLIDFPSGRYWGHLNLEILNTLVNNSEDINKLRPYYRGWSGVSYLEQILEAKLWQEIGGKWLTYPKTGRVISQEIVKNQEEDEPNWAEVEISYCDLKSEKVITRQGRLEVTKEIMTVGQSGKKELFSTKQYRVIN, encoded by the coding sequence ATGTTATTAGAATCACCCTTCAATGTAAATGATTGTCAATTTTGTAATCTTATCTCCCAAAACAATGGAGAAGACCCATTAGGTAGTGCAGGATGTTATGATCGATGGCTAATAATAGAATTACCCCAACCATGGGAAGCAAAATTTTGGACGAGTAGGGAAGAATTAAAACCCTTTGTTTCTTTCATATCTGAGTTAATGTCTCAGGGAAAATTAAACAAATTTCGTCCTTTAGCCATCGCATCTGATAAAATGTATTCTCAACAAGGATTAACTAGGGTGATTCACTACCAGCGCCCTTCACCGTTATTTAATAACCTAGAGAAAAAAGAATATTTGCTACCCCTTGACAAAATCAATGACTTAGCGATTAGCTTAATTACCTCATCGAATCTTGATCAATTTGAAGAATATCAACAAAACTCGGATTATATCAGAGAAATATTAGTTTGCACCCATGGTAACGTGGATATAGCCTGTAGTCGCTTTGGCTATCCTGTTTACGAAAAATTAAGAAAAGAATATAGTAATAATAACTTAAGAATATGGCGCTGTAGTCATATTGGTGGACATCGTTTTGCACCAACTTTAATTGATTTCCCTAGCGGTAGATATTGGGGACATTTAAACTTAGAAATTTTAAATACTTTAGTTAATAATTCCGAAGATATTAACAAATTGCGTCCTTATTATCGGGGATGGAGTGGAGTTAGTTATTTAGAGCAAATTTTAGAAGCTAAATTGTGGCAAGAAATTGGCGGAAAATGGTTAACTTATCCTAAAACTGGTCGAGTTATTTCTCAAGAAATAGTAAAAAATCAAGAAGAAGATGAACCAAATTGGGCAGAAGTAGAAATAAGTTATTGTGACTTAAAAAGTGAAAAAGTTATCACTCGTCAAGGAAGATTAGAAGTGACGAAAGAGATCATGACAGTGGGGCAATCAGGAAAGAAAGAGTTATTTTCTACTAAGCAATACCGAGTTATTAATTAA